Sequence from the Thermovirga sp. genome:
ATTCTATTCACGATGGGCCCGGTATCAGGACAACAATTTTCTTAAAGGGTTGTCCCCTATCCTGCTGGTGGTGTCACAACCCCGAAAGTCACTCGTCTTTTCCTGACGTTATTTACCGTCCTGATCGGTGTATTGGCTGTGGAGCCTGCGAGGAAGTTTGTCCCGAGAGAGCGATCGAGCTCACGAAGATAGGCTACGTTGTGGATAAAGAGAGGTGTACCGTTTGCAGAAAGTGCGCCTTAGCATGCCCCGCTGAAGCACGGGAGGTGGTGGGTGAGGTCACCACGGTCAGGGACTTAGTCAGGGAGATAGAGAAGGATATTCTGTTTTTCGACGAGTCTGGAGGAGGTGCCACTTTTTCCGGTGGAGAACCTTTGTTCCAGCCGGATTTTCTTATCGAGGTGTTGAAAGTTTGTCGCCATAAGAATATCCACACCGTCGTTGACACCTGCGGCTATGCCCCTCAGAAGACCCTGGAGACGGTCGCCCGCCTTGCCGGACTTCTTCTCTTCGACCTGAAGATAATGGATGCCGAGTTACACAAAAGGTACACCGGGGTATCGAACGAGTTGATCCTCTCAAACTTGAAATGGCTTTCAGGCCAAGGTTTCCCCATGATTGTGAGAGTCCCTGTTATACCGGGGA
This genomic interval carries:
- a CDS encoding glycyl-radical enzyme activating protein; translated protein: MDSGVIFDIKRYSIHDGPGIRTTIFLKGCPLSCWWCHNPESHSSFPDVIYRPDRCIGCGACEEVCPERAIELTKIGYVVDKERCTVCRKCALACPAEAREVVGEVTTVRDLVREIEKDILFFDESGGGATFSGGEPLFQPDFLIEVLKVCRHKNIHTVVDTCGYAPQKTLETVARLAGLLLFDLKIMDAELHKRYTGVSNELILSNLKWLSGQGFPMIVRVPVIPGIYDTAENMETLGKYLSALPLIPDINLLPYHSSAREKYRRLGMHYPLNEIPAPSGDQMVLIAERLAQHGLNVSIGG